ATCGGATCAAATATAGCATCCCATATTCTTACAATTAACATAATTAATGCAACTGCACCTGCAGCAATTCCAGCTGCATTTGTATAAAACAAAATTAAATAAGTACTTACCATTGTCCAAGATAATTGAGAAGCAAAATTTCCAGAACCATAAGCAAATATACTAGCAAATGATAATGGTTTTTCATTACTATTTACATTTTTTTCATTACTTGACATAAAGATCCCCCTTGTTTCTTTTTATATTTTATGTGCATCACTCTACACTCATCTTAAGTCTAAACAATTCCAATAGTTAAATTTTTATATATTATATATACGTTTTCATAACTATTGCATTGAATCACTAATTACAAGTATTGTTATATCACCTCAACTCATATTAAAATATAAAAACTCTCATTCTTCATATGATTTTTTATGTAATTTTTAGGAATTTTATTCTGAAAACTCCATTTAAATATTACATTTTTATCCTATGAACATACAAAACTATATCTTGATCAAGGACATTAAATTTTTAACAGCTGTTTTCTGTAATGTATAAAGCAAGTATATAACGTTTTCATTTCCTTTGCAATACTTTTTTTCTGTAATTTTTTTATTTTCTTTATTTTTTACATCTTTTTTCATATTTAATTTCAGAAAAAGTATTGATGCATGTCCCTTAGCTTTCTTTTATATCCACAAATTTTATAGTAACTTATAGTTTTTTTATATAAAAAGGCTTCATAAACTTTTTAGAGCTTATGAAACCTTTATTATTTGTATAAATATTAACTTTCTATTTCCTTCTTCTTTCTAATTTTTTCAATTTTTTTACGTATATTATCGCAATTTATTTCTGAAAAATAAATATAAAACTTCTATCTGCTTTACAAAATCTAATAATATATACATTAACAAATGTATTTTATAATCATATCTACTACTGAAAATGCGATTTCTTCATAAGATACAAGTCCATATTTACAAGGTAGTTTTGCATAGCACATTCTCTGCAAAACTCCTGTTATTGTTTGATATATATAGTATTCTGTTTTTACAGGATCTAAATCCTGCCTAAAAGTTTTTTCTTTAATACCTTTATTAATTATTGAATTTAAAAAATCTTTATCATTTTCTTCATTAATAAAATTTTCAAACATTTCATTTGATTTTTCATTTCTATCATAATATAGATCAAACAAAACCATAAATTTCATTTGATTTCCAAATTCCTTTGCAAAATCTATCCATGCACCAAGTACTAATTTAAGTCTATCAATTGCACTGGCATTAACATCATCCCTAGCTGTTATAAACTCTACCATATTATCCAAAACATCTATTTGAACTTGAAATATCAACTCGTCAATAGATTTAAAATGCTTATAAAATGTAACTCTGCTAACACATGCTAACACGCAAATATCTTTGACATTAACATTAGTGAAATTATTTTTTAAAAATAACTCTCTTCCTGCTGCAATAATATCTTCACGATTTTTATTTTTTATATTTTTATGCCAAGAATCACTCATTGTCCATCCTCTCATTCTTAAGTGTAATTTTTTTATTCTTAACTAAAAATATACTTCCTAAAAGAATTAATGCACTAAATATGTACGGAAGATTAATTTGTTTATCAAATAGTGTTCCTGCTATAATTGGACCAACTATATTCCCCATACTCATATATGTTGTATTCAATCCCGAAACAAATCCTTGTTCATTACTTCCAGCTGCATTTGAAAGCAAGGTGTTTACTGTTGGTCTTAAAAAAGAATTGAATGCAAAAAATATTGACGAAATAACAATAAGATAAGCAAAGTTAACTTTTATTATCATTAGTAAAAGAGAAACAGCTAATATAAAAATAGAAATTTTAATCAAATTATATTCACCAACTAATCTTATTGCTTTATCAAGAAGCCACATCTGCACCACAATTCCAATAGCAGCTCCTAAAGTTATCAATATCGATATATCCTTTGATGTGAAGCCATATTTATCTTGAACAAATAAAGAATAAACTGTTTCAAAGCCAACTAAACCAAAAGTCATAACTAAAATAAGTAACAAATACTTGAAATAAGGTTTATGAAATGATTGTGTAAGCTGCTTAACAATAGATTCCTCAGCTCCTGATGCTTTTAATTCATTTCTTTTTTCTAAAGGTAAAGTTTCTGGTAATATAAAAGTTAATATGGTTGCAATAAGTCCTAACCCTGATGCAAAAAAATAAGGAATTCTTATACCAAATTGAGCAATAAGCCCACCTAGTCCGGGACCTAATACAATACCTAAATTCATAGCAGCACTTAAATATCCCATGCCTTTTCCACGAGTCTCTCTAGTCGTAATATCTGCCACATATGCGAGAACAGAAGGAACCATAATTCCAATACCTATTCCACCAATTACTCTAGCCAAATATAAAAGTATTAGCGTATGAGAAATTGCAAATATAAAATCTGAAATAACAGTTAAAAACAAACCACATAATATCATTATTCTTCTTCCATATTTATCTGAAAGCTTTCCACCTATAGGTGAAAAGATGAATTGCGTTGTACCAAAAGCAGCTACTAAGTATCCTGCTGCTGTTCCACCTGCATTAAATTGTTTTAAATAATCTGGTAATATAGGAATAACCATTCCTTGCCCTAATAATGCAATAAATAAGTTTAGCATTAATATAAATAAAGGGAACATATTTTTATTTTTTGAATTTGTCATTTTAACCTCCTTGGATTACACGCAGTAAATAGTTTACTCCATGTAACTCATTATAATTAATTTTTTTTAAAATGTAAATACATTTTATCGTTAATTCTAAGTAAAGCTTAGAATTACATTTATTTTATAACCAAAACAAACCTTAAACTATTTTCAAAAAACAGTTTAAGGTTGTCCTTTTACAAGAAAAATATTTCTTCAGTTTTTTAATTATTAAATGTCCATACTAAATATCAAGAGCTGCATGATATCCTTGATATACTGCAGTTGTTATAGTTGATGGACGAACACAATCTCCAATTTCTCTAATCCAAAGTGCAGAATCAACTAATTCATCTACAGTATTTCTACTTGCTCTTTGTCCAAGTGCACAGATTACTGAAGTACCTGGCACTAAATGTTCAGAACCTTCTGAGTCTGCACATAGTACTCCTTCTTTTGTAACCTTTAATCCTTTATATTCTGTGTGAACTTGAATACCATTCTTTTCAATTTCAGCTAATAAAATTGGACGATGTCTTATATTCGCATCTGGAGCAAGTTCAGGCCTCATTTCTACTAAGTGTACTTTCTTTCCTTCTTGTGCAAGATGAATTGCTGCTTCACAACCTGCAAGACCTCCACCAAGAACTACAACTTCATCACTAACTTTATCCTTTTCTAAGTAATAGTTATTAACAACCACTACATTATCTCCATCTAAACCTGGAATTGGTGGGACAAGTGGATCAGAGCCAACTGCTATAATTAATGCATCAACATTTTCTTTTTCAACGTATTCCTTAGTAACAGTTGTATTTAATCTAATTTCAACACCTGCATCTTCTGCTAATTTTCCTAGAGTAACACCTAACTCATACATTTCATATTTAAATGGAAGAGCTTGTTCTCCTTTAAGTATTCCACCTAACTCATTAGTCTTTTCACAAAGTATAACTTTATGTCCACGTTTCGCAGCAGTTATTGCAGCTTCAAGTCCACCTGGTCCACCACCTGCTACAAGAACTTTACGAGAAGTTGCTGCTGGAATAATTTCCATTCCACCTAGTTCACGACCAATTAATGGGTTAACAGTACAACGTCTTGTAGATGTCATAGCACGTTCAGCCATACATGTGAAACATCTTAAACATTTTACAATATCCTTATCACGATTGCTAACAACCTTTTGAGGAAGTTCATGGTCAGCTAAAAGTGCACGAGCCATTTCAACCACATCAGCTTTTCCACTATCTATTATTTCTTCCATCATTTCTGGATCATTTAATCCACCAAGAGTTGCAACAGGAACACTTACATGTTTCTTAATTTCAGCTGCAAGATGAACATTTGAACCATGTGGTAAGAACATAGAAGGATGTGTTAAACCAAATCCTCTTTGGTATGTTCCTGCTGATACATGAAGTAAATCTACTCTTGATTCAATTAGCTTAGCTATTTCAACACCTTCTGCTAGATCATATCCCCCATCAAATAATTCAGATCCACTAAATCTAAATTCTATTGGGAAGCCTGGTCCAACTGCTGTTCTAACACTATCAAGAACTTCTTGTGCAAAACGAACTCTATTTTCTAAAGAACCCCCATATTTATCTGTTCTTTTATTGAAGTAAGGAGATAAGAATTGATTAATTAACCATCCATGTCCACCATGAATCATGACCATTTCAAAGCCTGCTCTTTTAGCTAATGCAGCAGTATCTCCATAAGATTTTACTATATCATCTATTAATTCTTGAGTAAGTTCTTTTACAAGTCTTCCATCTGGGCGAACCCCTTCACTTGGTCCCCATTGAGCCATTCCTTCTTTTTTATCTTTATCAGTTAAATATGTTCCAGCATATTGTCCTGAGTGAGATAATTCAACACTTGCAATTGCACCATGACGACGAATAGCGTCTGCTGTATATGTAAAACTTGATAAAGATCCAACGGTTTGTAAATCTAAATGATACATATGTGATGCTTCTGTTTTTGGATGAACCACAACTTCACTTACAGTAACAGATGCAGCTCCTCCTTTAGCTCTTAATTCATAAAAAGCTGTAGATGCTGGTCCAATAGTACAGTCCGCTGTAATATCTGTTCCACCCATAGGAGCAGAAAACATTCTGTTTCTAAAAGTTACATTTCCAATTTTAATTGGTTTACTTAAGTTTGGATATTTTCTTTCCATCTTTTCATTCTCCTTAATAATATAAATTCAAATTTATATTTTGTTATTTAATTAACTTAATTCACTTTAAATCCTTGTCTAACAATTAACAGGCAATTGTTTACATATTCATCTATTTTTACTTATTTCCCGCAATTTCCTTTTTGTGCATATAGCGATAAATAAAAGTTAATCCAAAACCAATAACGCAAAGTATAGCTGCTATTAAAAAGGCTCTTTGATAACTCTGATCAGCTGCATATACATTTTTCATTACTGTTGGTCCAAAATAACCTGATATTGCAAAACCAATAAACATTATTCCATAGTTAACACTATTATGCGTAGTACCAAACTGATCCGCTACAAATCCTGGTAAAACACTCATAAATGCTCCAAAAGATAAACCTACAACTATGATTCCTGCATAAAATTTCATCACATCTCCTTGCCCTGAAAAATACAAGCATGTAAGCCCAACAACAGCAAGAACAAAACCAGCAGAAAGTGTATTATTTCTACCTATTTTATCTGAAAGATAACCTGCAATTATACGACCACAAGTACTAAATAATGCTAACACAGAAACTACAGTAGTAGCAGCAGTAACTGACATCCCAATCATTCCTTGTGCTAAAGGAGACGCCATTGATGAACACATCAATCCATAAAAAGCACCACATAAGAATACTAACATCATTACATAGAAAATCGGAGTTGAAATCATTTCTTTCCAGTTTTTATCGTTCTTATTTAATTTGTTTCCTTGAGAAACTGGTGGTGTCCAACCTTCAGGTACAAACCCTGCTGGGCACTTTTCTATTAAAACTGAGCAGCCACATACAATGATTAGGAAAGTAGCACCTATTATCTTAAATGCTACGGTTACTCCAAAATTATTTATTAATATATTTGCAACTGGTGATATTATTACCGTACTAAAACCATAGCATGCAGTTGTAATACCTCCAACAAATCCACGTTTATCTGGGAAAAATTTAATTGAATTATTGATTGTACATCCGTAAACCATTCCAATACCAAGACCAGTTAGTATACCATAACCAATTACTAACATTCCTAATCCGTTAGCAAACCCTGATAAAATCATCCCTCCACCAAAAAGTATTCCTCCAAAGAAGATAACTTTTTGAGGACCAAAAGTATCATTTATTCTTCCTCCAGTAATCATAGTAATAGGTCCAACAGAATTAGTAACAGTAAAAACTATCGCCAGTGTACCAGCTGTCAAGGTTGCACCTGTAACTTGACTCAGGTACTTTGCCATAGGACCTGCGAAAACACTCCAAGCATACATAGAACCAATACATAAGTTGATAAAACAGCTTGAGATTAAAATAATCCATCTTTTTTTTGTTAATTCCATAAAAGATCCCCCTTATTTATTTTTGTTAATATTATCACAATTTCATGTTAATAATATCACAATTAGACAAAGCTGTAAATACAAACATATAAATATTTACATGTTTTATTGTATATATTTTTCATTATATATTGTTTAGGCTCTATTAAGTAAGATATACTTAATAATGCTTATGCATTCCATATTTCCGAATGTACTAATTTTATAGAATTGTAATTTTAGAAAACAATGTTATAATAAATGTCGAAGAAAGAGGTGTGTTTATGAGAACACTTAAATATGCAATTTTAGGATTATTAAATAGAAGACCTATGACTGGTTATGATATAGGAAAAGAATTTAACTTTCAATTAGCTGAATTTTGGAATGCAAAACATAGTCAAATATATCCAGAATTAAAAAAATTAGTAGACGAAAAACTTATAGTTTATGATATTGAAATCACAGGAGATGTTCTAGAAAAAAAAGTTTATACTATCACTGAAAAGGGAAAGAAAGATTTTTTAAAATGGTTAAAAAAAGATGAGCCTATGGAGCCGACTCCAAAAAACATTTTTCGCCTTAGAATGTATTTCTCTAATAATTTAGAGTTAGAGACTAGAATCCATCTGCTAACTCAACAACTAGAACAACATCAAGACAGGCTTACATTTTTACATACACAATTAGAACCATATAAGGGTGTTCCTGATCCAAATAGTGATGCTTTTGGAGATTTTCTTGTTTTAAATGGAGCAATAATAAGAGAAGAGTCTAGTATAAAATGGTTAAAACTATGCCTTAATCATTGTAATAATGTAGTTAAATGAAATGCATAACTTTGTATATTTTATACATATTGATTTTTTAATTAACTTTTTTAAATATAAATAGGAATGTTGCTTTTTTACAACATTCCTATTTATATTACTATATTAATCCATGCTTTTTCAAACTATTATAAATACCACCTTCATCGTGAGTATCAGTAATTTCATCTGCTATTTCCTTTAACCCTTCCTTGGCATTTCCCATAGCAATTCCTAATTCACAAAACTCAAACATTTCAATATCATTCAATCCATCACCAAATGCAATTGTATCTTTAACATCTATGCTTAGATGTTTTAAAAGAACTTCGATTGCAGTTGCTTTATGAACTTCTGGCACACCAAGTTCACCACTATCCTCACCGAAAGCTGGAACTGTACAATGTATAACTTCAAATTCATTTTTAAATTCTTCTTTTATTTGTTCAAAAGAAATTTCTTTAGGTTCTAGAAAGCAAGCTTTATTAACATCATCTCTATATAAGTCTTGCCCTGTAATTAATGCTTCAATAAAGTGGTTAGGATTATTTTCTTTCTTATTTTTTGCAACTGGATCATTTTCTATATCTCCATAAAGAATTTTTTCTAATTTTGGGATTAAATTTTTACTTGCATATAATCCACCATTAGATTCAATATAGAAATCCACATTATGTTTGTTAAAAAACTCTACTAAATGCCTAACATTTTCTTCACTAACCTTTTTATGATAGAGCATCTTATTTCCAACTTCTACAAATCCCCCTCCCGCACCAATTATCCCATCAAAGCCAATTTCCATTATATAATCGTATATTTCTGCTTTTGATCGTCCAGTGCATAAATAAACCAAATGTCCATTTTTTCTAGCTTCCTTAACTGCTATTGCAGCTGATTCAGGGACAAATCCCTCATCATTACACAATGTTCCATCTACATCTATAAAAATAATTTTTCTATCTGTCATAATACTCCCTCATTTCCTTATAAGTACAAAGTGTATGCGACACGTTTAATTAATGATAAATAATGAATGATTAATGAGGATATTCCTTTGGAATATCCTCATCTTAATAAGTTTCAAGTCGCATATAAGATCCGTTGTTGCAGCATAGCTGCTCTTTTTATAGGTGGAATGATCCGAATTGTGGCATAGCCACTCTTTTTATATGTGAAATGATCTTATATGCAGCATAGCTGCTTTTTTTATAGGTGGAATGATCCGAATTGTGGCATAGCCACTCTTTTTATATGTGGATATCTTCTCCATTTGAATTAATCACTTTCTTATACCATTCAAAGGAATCTTTTTTACTTCTTGTAAGAGGTCCATTTCCATCATCATTTTTATCTACATAAATGAAACCATAGCGCTTTCTCATTTCACCAGTACCTGCTGATACGAGATCAATACATCCCCAAGGTGTGAATCCCATTAAATCCACTCCATCTTCCTCTACTGCGAGCTTCATTGCTTCAATATGTTTAGCTAAATATTCTATACGATAATCATCGTGAATTGAACCATCTGCTTCTACCTTGTCAATAGCTCCCATTCCATTTTCAACAATGAATAGTGGTAAGTTATATCTTTCTTGTAATCTGTTTAATGCTAATCTTAAACCAACTGGGTCAATTTGCCATCCCCAATCTGTAGCTTTTAAGTAAGGATTTAAAACTGAAGTAGACATATTCCCATCTGTTACTTTTTTAGATTTATCTGCTGTTACAACTGAACTTGAATAATAAGAGAAACCAATATAATCTACAGTGCCATTTTTAAGTAACTCATCGTCGCCTTCTTCTTTAACTAATTTTACTCCTAATCTTTCATATTCCTTTAACTTATATTCAGGATAGACCCCACGACATTGAACATCTGAGAAGAAATGTTTTTGTTGGTCACTCTTCATTAATAATAATTCATCTTCTGGATTACATGTTAATGCATATGTAGAACCATAAGCAGTCATCATACCTATCTTAAAATCAGGATTGATTTTATGTCCTAATTGTACTACTTTTGCGCTTGCTAAAAATTGATGATAAACACTTTGAGCTTTAGACTGATCATCATTTTTAGTAACTCCTCCTGCAAAAACAGGCATGAAGTCCATAATATTTATTTCATTGAAAGTCATCCAATATTTAACCTTATCTTTATATCTATTAAATATTGTCTCACAATATCTTGCATAAAAATCAATAACTTTTCTATTTAACCATCCACCATAATTATTTGCTAATGCAAGTGGAGTTTCATAGTGAGAAATTGTAACTACTGGCTCAATTCCATATTTTAACAATTCATCAAATACATTATCATAAAATTCTAATCCTTTTTCATTTGGTGCTGCATCGTCACCATTTGGGAAAATTCTTGCCCAGTTAATAGATAATCTAAAACACTTAAATCCCATCTCAGCAAATAAAGCTATATCTTCTTTATAATGATGATAAAAGTCAATAGCTTGATGACTTGGATAATATTCTCCTTCATGGCATTCTAATTTTGCTCCATCAGGAATCGATTCAAACGGAAATACTCCTTGTGATTTTTTAGTTCCATCCGGCATAGTATAAGTAATTCTTCTTGAAGATTTATGACTTCCATTAGTCATAATATCAGCAGTACTTAACCCTTTACCATCTTCTAAATATGCTCCTTCAAATTGATTGGCAGCTGTAGCACCGCCCCATAAAAAATCTTTTCTAAATGCCATTTTTATGATCTCCTCTCATTACTTAAATTTTGATAAAAACTATTCAAAAATAACTGAACCATATATATTACAATTATCAATGAATATTAACGTTTTTTTTCTATGGTATAATCATATATAATCTATACTTGAATTTAAAGCTTTTAATTATATTTTAGAAGGGTATTTCATTTTTTCCACTTATTTTGTAGTAAATTATGAAATGCAATTCTAATTTGATTAATCTATTAGTAAAAGGAGTACAATTATGCTAATTTCAAATAAACTAGAATCAATGAGCTCTT
The window above is part of the Clostridium saccharoperbutylacetonicum N1-4(HMT) genome. Proteins encoded here:
- a CDS encoding TetR/AcrR family transcriptional regulator; translation: MSDSWHKNIKNKNREDIIAAGRELFLKNNFTNVNVKDICVLACVSRVTFYKHFKSIDELIFQVQIDVLDNMVEFITARDDVNASAIDRLKLVLGAWIDFAKEFGNQMKFMVLFDLYYDRNEKSNEMFENFINEENDKDFLNSIINKGIKEKTFRQDLDPVKTEYYIYQTITGVLQRMCYAKLPCKYGLVSYEEIAFSVVDMIIKYIC
- a CDS encoding MFS transporter; the encoded protein is MTNSKNKNMFPLFILMLNLFIALLGQGMVIPILPDYLKQFNAGGTAAGYLVAAFGTTQFIFSPIGGKLSDKYGRRIMILCGLFLTVISDFIFAISHTLILLYLARVIGGIGIGIMVPSVLAYVADITTRETRGKGMGYLSAAMNLGIVLGPGLGGLIAQFGIRIPYFFASGLGLIATILTFILPETLPLEKRNELKASGAEESIVKQLTQSFHKPYFKYLLLILVMTFGLVGFETVYSLFVQDKYGFTSKDISILITLGAAIGIVVQMWLLDKAIRLVGEYNLIKISIFILAVSLLLMIIKVNFAYLIVISSIFFAFNSFLRPTVNTLLSNAAGSNEQGFVSGLNTTYMSMGNIVGPIIAGTLFDKQINLPYIFSALILLGSIFLVKNKKITLKNERMDNE
- a CDS encoding FAD-dependent oxidoreductase, translated to MERKYPNLSKPIKIGNVTFRNRMFSAPMGGTDITADCTIGPASTAFYELRAKGGAASVTVSEVVVHPKTEASHMYHLDLQTVGSLSSFTYTADAIRRHGAIASVELSHSGQYAGTYLTDKDKKEGMAQWGPSEGVRPDGRLVKELTQELIDDIVKSYGDTAALAKRAGFEMVMIHGGHGWLINQFLSPYFNKRTDKYGGSLENRVRFAQEVLDSVRTAVGPGFPIEFRFSGSELFDGGYDLAEGVEIAKLIESRVDLLHVSAGTYQRGFGLTHPSMFLPHGSNVHLAAEIKKHVSVPVATLGGLNDPEMMEEIIDSGKADVVEMARALLADHELPQKVVSNRDKDIVKCLRCFTCMAERAMTSTRRCTVNPLIGRELGGMEIIPAATSRKVLVAGGGPGGLEAAITAAKRGHKVILCEKTNELGGILKGEQALPFKYEMYELGVTLGKLAEDAGVEIRLNTTVTKEYVEKENVDALIIAVGSDPLVPPIPGLDGDNVVVVNNYYLEKDKVSDEVVVLGGGLAGCEAAIHLAQEGKKVHLVEMRPELAPDANIRHRPILLAEIEKNGIQVHTEYKGLKVTKEGVLCADSEGSEHLVPGTSVICALGQRASRNTVDELVDSALWIREIGDCVRPSTITTAVYQGYHAALDI
- a CDS encoding L-lactate MFS transporter, with translation MELTKKRWIILISSCFINLCIGSMYAWSVFAGPMAKYLSQVTGATLTAGTLAIVFTVTNSVGPITMITGGRINDTFGPQKVIFFGGILFGGGMILSGFANGLGMLVIGYGILTGLGIGMVYGCTINNSIKFFPDKRGFVGGITTACYGFSTVIISPVANILINNFGVTVAFKIIGATFLIIVCGCSVLIEKCPAGFVPEGWTPPVSQGNKLNKNDKNWKEMISTPIFYVMMLVFLCGAFYGLMCSSMASPLAQGMIGMSVTAATTVVSVLALFSTCGRIIAGYLSDKIGRNNTLSAGFVLAVVGLTCLYFSGQGDVMKFYAGIIVVGLSFGAFMSVLPGFVADQFGTTHNSVNYGIMFIGFAISGYFGPTVMKNVYAADQSYQRAFLIAAILCVIGFGLTFIYRYMHKKEIAGNK
- a CDS encoding PadR family transcriptional regulator, encoding MRTLKYAILGLLNRRPMTGYDIGKEFNFQLAEFWNAKHSQIYPELKKLVDEKLIVYDIEITGDVLEKKVYTITEKGKKDFLKWLKKDEPMEPTPKNIFRLRMYFSNNLELETRIHLLTQQLEQHQDRLTFLHTQLEPYKGVPDPNSDAFGDFLVLNGAIIREESSIKWLKLCLNHCNNVVK
- a CDS encoding Cof-type HAD-IIB family hydrolase; the protein is MTDRKIIFIDVDGTLCNDEGFVPESAAIAVKEARKNGHLVYLCTGRSKAEIYDYIMEIGFDGIIGAGGGFVEVGNKMLYHKKVSEENVRHLVEFFNKHNVDFYIESNGGLYASKNLIPKLEKILYGDIENDPVAKNKKENNPNHFIEALITGQDLYRDDVNKACFLEPKEISFEQIKEEFKNEFEVIHCTVPAFGEDSGELGVPEVHKATAIEVLLKHLSIDVKDTIAFGDGLNDIEMFEFCELGIAMGNAKEGLKEIADEITDTHDEGGIYNSLKKHGLI
- a CDS encoding family 1 glycosylhydrolase, yielding MAFRKDFLWGGATAANQFEGAYLEDGKGLSTADIMTNGSHKSSRRITYTMPDGTKKSQGVFPFESIPDGAKLECHEGEYYPSHQAIDFYHHYKEDIALFAEMGFKCFRLSINWARIFPNGDDAAPNEKGLEFYDNVFDELLKYGIEPVVTISHYETPLALANNYGGWLNRKVIDFYARYCETIFNRYKDKVKYWMTFNEINIMDFMPVFAGGVTKNDDQSKAQSVYHQFLASAKVVQLGHKINPDFKIGMMTAYGSTYALTCNPEDELLLMKSDQQKHFFSDVQCRGVYPEYKLKEYERLGVKLVKEEGDDELLKNGTVDYIGFSYYSSSVVTADKSKKVTDGNMSTSVLNPYLKATDWGWQIDPVGLRLALNRLQERYNLPLFIVENGMGAIDKVEADGSIHDDYRIEYLAKHIEAMKLAVEEDGVDLMGFTPWGCIDLVSAGTGEMRKRYGFIYVDKNDDGNGPLTRSKKDSFEWYKKVINSNGEDIHI